The genomic window GCCGAGCCGAGTCGTCGGCTCGGCTCGCTTCTCCCGTTCAGACCCAAGCCATTCAACGGTCAACATTCAAACACACTGACCCAAACCCAACCCCAACCAAAATAAACAAGGGTCAATCCACCCTTTCAAACCCCGCGTACGTAACAACAAATTAACGTGCACTCTTCCCCCCAACCTATATATCCTTTCTTCCCCCCTCACTTCCTTCCACAacctcacacacacaaaaaaactaCTACGAACTTCTTCAAACTCTACAGCCTCACGTCGCACGGATTCGTTTTTCGTTAATTTGGCAAATAGGTATGGTTTTGCCGATGTCTCGCGCGACGAGGGTGGCCGGGAGGCTGATGCCAGAGATATCGTTGCTGAGACGGGGGAGGAAgtcggcggcgagaggcggcgacGATGCGGAGGTGGAGGTGTCGGTGCCGGCGAACTTCGTGTGCCCGATCTCGCTTGAGATGATGAGGGACCCGGTGACGGCGCCGACGGGGATCACGTACGATCGGGAGAGCGTGGAAGGGTGGCTGGCGAGGGGGCACGACACGTGTCCGGTGACCGGCCGGCCGGTGAGGCTCGCCGACCTGGTGCCCAACCACGCGACGCGGCGGATGATCCAGGACTGGTGCGTGGCGAACCGGGCGCGCGGGGTGGAGCGGGTGCCCACGCCCAGGGTGCCCGtcggcgaggacgacgccgaGGAGGTGGTAGCCGGGGtgtccgccgcggcgaggcggggcgacgtggcggcgtgcggcgccgcggccgcaaCGGCCAGGGCGCTCGGGAGGGAGAGCGAGCGGAACCGGCGGTgcctcgccggcgcgggcgcggcgcacgCGCTGTCGTCCGCGTTCGGGCTGCTCGCCGGGGAGGCGCCCATCGTcgagggcgccgtcgccggcgcgctcgGGGAGATCCTCGCCGCGCTCACGGTGTTCTTCCCGCTCGACGAGGAGTGCCGCAGCTGCattgcctcgccgccgtcgctcaaGTCGCTCGCCTCGCTGCTCTcccacggcggcgagctcgccgcgcgggtcagcgccgccgtcgtgctccgcgagctcgcctcctccggcgaccGCCACGCCCTGGAGGCCATCGCGAGGGCCCACGGCATGTGCGACGCGCTCGTCGGCCTCGTCACGAGCCCCGTCTCCTCGCAGGCCACCAAGGCCGCCCTCGTCACGGCCTACTACCTCGTCTCCTccggcgaccgcgccgccgcgcgcttcgCGGAGCTCGGCGTGGtccccgccgccgtggagcTCCTCGTGGACGCCGACAAGGGGACGAGCGAGAAGGCCCTGGCCGTGCTCGACGCCGCCCTGtgcgccgacgccggcgtcgagtccgcgcgcgcgcacgcgctgACCGTCCCGGTTCTCGTCAAGAAGATGTTCCGGGTGTCCGACATGGCGACGGACTTCGCCGTGTCCGCGCTCTGGCGCCTCTgccgcgccggcgccagcgccgcgccgtgccgcgccgAGGCGCTCCGCGTCGGCGCGTTccagaagctgctgctgctgctccaggTGGGCTGCGCCGGCGTCACCAAGGAGCGCGCCAGCGAGCTGCTCAAGATGCTCAACGGGTCGCGAGGCAGCGTCGAATGCATCGAGACAGTGGATTTCAAGGGTCTCAAGAGgccattctgaatttctgatcaaagttgatttttgtagatttttctttttgagagttAGATGTGTGGATAAAACATACAGGCATGGTAGTTTTAGGACACAGGGAATTTTTTTTGACACTGTAATTGAACATTCTTATACACACAGAAATCAACAACACACAGGAGaaacaaagatttttttttcttattaattcTTGCGACATCTTGGTGCTTATTTCATGATTTTGAGTATATGAATGTGAATTTGATTTTGGTAGCAGGTCCGATCGAGTTCCTGTGTTTTGAAGGATATGTGAGCGCTAGGCAAGATGGCACGAAATCCAAaaggtaattaattaaacaagtGAACTGAAGAGCTAGACGCAAAGTCTGTATCTGTCCTTGAGAGTTTTAAATTCGGCCGTGAGATTTGCGAAATTACATTAATTCATGAATGTCGATAGCAAAACAAGAACAATTTGATCAAGACGTCTTCGTTTTGAGTCACATAAACGAACACAGGAACTCATCGAGTCTGACCGAATCCACTGGAGCAaattcagggtgtgtttagttcacgctaaaatagaaagtttggttgaaattgaacgatgtgatgaaaatgttgaaagtttatatgtgtatgaaaattttgatgtgatgaaaaagttaaaagttcgATGAAAAATTCTGTAACTAAACCCGGCCTAAACGCTATCCATGTGCTGCGATTCCGTGGGCTTTTGCACACGTTTCACAAGTCAAACAGGAAATTAAACTCATCGCCTCATGCCTCAGCTCACCTTTCGTGCTGTAAAGCCATAGCTTTTCGCGGCATTCCACGGCACTATCGCTAGTACATTCTGACcaaaggaaggagaagaggttGCTGATTTGTACATGACCTCACGAGAgagggtcttccggctagcttctAAGGTGGTAGACTAGATGATCTAGGTTTAAAGTTTCACccattttaattatttgatattagtttcttccctaatatttgtgttttttttacatgaCCAGATGAACACGAGTACGGTGCGCATAGACGGCACTAAGGAAGTGtatagatccaggggtgtaaagttttggcatgtcacatcaggtattatatagggtgtcgcatggagtattcgggtactaataaaaaagctaattacagaatccgtcagtaaactgccagacgaatttattaagcctaattaatacgtcattagcaaatatttacagtagaatcacattgtcaaatcatggagcaattaggcttaaaatattcgtctcgcaaattagttgcaatctgtgcaattatttattttttagcctatatttaatacttcatgcaggtgttcaaatgttcgatgtgacagggtgaaaaattttgaggtgaatctaaacagggcctaagagcaggtataatactccctatgtttcaggttataaaacgttttgattttagtcaaagtcaaactgctttaaatttgattaagtttgtagaaaaaagtagtaatatttttaaccaagACAaacttattatgaaaatatatttcattattgatttgatgaaactaatttagtattataaatattactatatttctctgtaaacttagtcaaacttaaaacagaccaaagtcaaaacgtcttataaccgaAACCGAGGGAGTAGCAGACTAtaatagcaagtttaatagtatagctcactactagTTCCAATTCATCTacagtcaatctaatagccaattcatacaatagttgcttactatactattaatatatggtcccacatattatgcacacactgcgtcttgtagtccgtgctgcagctggctacagatctgtagcccgctgctcttctctctcatcttttatctcattaaaatatgcttatagctggctaatagtatgctattgtacctgctctaagccaACTATAATcacatatcgagaagataaAAATGTAAGAGAAAAGCAGtgggctacaaatttatagccagctgcagcacggactacAAGAtacaatatgtgtatgacaggtgggaccaaataattaataatgtagcatatgtttataggtacctattgtatgaattagctattagagcaagtttaatagtatagccaactactagctctaattcatctatagccaatctaatagctcattcgtacaatagttacatactacactgtCAATaactggtcccacctgtcatacacacactgcgtcttggagtccgtaatacagctggctacaaatctgtagcccgctgttcttctctctcctcatttatctccgTAATTacaatatgtttatagctggcttatagtctgctattgtaccttcacttaaattgactatagatgactTGAAGTTaattagtagttggctatactattaaacttgctctaatacgACATCGCTGGACCACCATTCAGCCCATTCTCACACCGTCGACCAAAAataattaagagtaaatttcacaaaactacataatTTTTGATAAAGTTATCACAAAGCTAAAGATTTAGAATCAATTTTATCGAAGAAATACAAATTTTAGGATGGACAATCATTAAACTAgatatttagttttaaaattatgAGAAAACTATATGTCTTATACCATGTTAAGTGCAAAACAACAACATTTCTCACTCTAACATAACATTAACATAACATTAGTGATAAGGATTTAAACTACAGACATCTATAGTGacatctatagttttgtgataactctagtattaaatctatagttttgtgatttttgacattaaatctgtagttttgtataAGTCTTGtgttaaatttttagttttacGATATAAcatctaaatatataaatatatagttttacgatAATATGATCAAAATACATATCGATTTGCGAAATttgcttaataattaattactcgACGACGGCGAAATTAATCCTCTTCCATTTCGAAGCCTAACCAAAGTCCAAAGCCATGCATCATCGTCCAGCCTGTGATCACCTAAACCATGACAGGCGACAGCTACTGGAAGAGAATGGTACGTTGGATTGGTGGAGAAGTAGTCGACCAAGCTAAcaggtcttcgtcttcctcctccacgtcgtcgtcgttggctcTCGTGATGCTGTTGTGATAGTTGCAGAGATATATTTGCAGGGTAGCGTGTGGTACTGCGTACTTTTCTCGATCTAATTAACCCCATGGACCGGCACGCTGACCAGCCGACCACTACCGATCGCCATCAGATCGCTACAGGTCTCGTCGTCTTCGCCGTTGCATTTCTTGGCCAGTAGCtactaccttttttttcttttcgaggTGAACCTCGAGAGTAGTTCCTGTTTTATATTAACAGGAAAAAGGAGCTGTCttgtttacttaaaaaatcagGCCGAAAATAATACTATTGCACggctaattaaaaaaaaggggtaAAAACCTATGTAGAAAGggaaaaacaaaataacttGCGGTGCCACAATTGTTACGACCCAACACTAATTATCATTGCCAAGTTACCACTATGAATAAGCAGCTCCAACATCTCATAGCGAGAGTCTCAAAACCACCTAAATGTTTGACTGTGGAGCAGGACCTTCTAAGCGAAGCCCTCAAGGAGGAAAACAACGACAAAGCCGCTACCAACGTCCGTCCAGGAACCACACTAAATTTTTACCTGAAGGAAGAGAGAGTCACCGTGATGACACCTTCAAGTAGGAAACGATACCCGCAGGCATCGATATCGTCGACCTTGCTCAAAGACCAAGCTGAGCTTTCGCCCAAGACTCTCAAAAGCTAGATTACCCTCCAATGATGCCAGAGCAAAGGAGTCATGTGTTATCGTTGTCCAGCTCACCACTTTAGTGCAGTAGCTCCGATTCCGTCACAACTTTAACACTACAGCACCACAGAAAGCAAACATGATTGCTGCACCTCCAACCCCTTACCATATCGCCAAAACGAAAGCAGTTGAGGGTTATCGTTATCGAGCTTACCACACTGGCCCGAtcaagcagctccgacttcacAACAACCAACAAATGCTCGACTGCATCGGCAAGATAACCACCTCTCCATGGGACCAGGGTTTGCATTTTCGATTGTGGTGAAAATTTCGGTAATTTTAGTACCTCCGAGATTTACGAATTTCGTGATTTAGGCACTTTTtggaatgattttttttgaaaattttgaccaaattcaacaAAACAATTTGAGAAAATCCGAAAATTTTGGTTGAGAGCGGTGACTTGTCCCATTTTttagggaggggggggggggggtttctgAAATTTCAAAACGAATTTGCTATCACGGTACGGGACAGCTAGCTAGATGTTGGTATTTATCGCTGCTTATTGTCTCTTCCAATTCATCATGGTTCGTCATTCGTTTATCAATTTGACCCGGGGAATTACGGTGCAACTGCTCCTGCTTTAATATGAGTTTGTTGTAGGAGTAATTTGAAACCAAGAATAGATATATATGATGGGACTCCAGCTGTGGACTTGGCCAAGTTGCCGTGCGCATGTGATTTGTGGACGTtgattttaagagtttgggTGCGACTGACtcgttttatatatatatatatatagtcagaCAAACGCTGAAAATAAACAGCGTAAGTTACTATGACATGTGAAACATAAAAGTATAAATTCGATATATGGATACATGAAAAGTGAAAACGTACCAAATCTTCGTGATAATGCGTCTgtgcttttgcttttgtttttgttttccttttcagcACTTCTAGCTAGAAtttattttgaacttttgttcCATAAGATATGACACTATAATCTATACATGAtcaattttattcaaaaaagtCATAACTAGTAGCTATATTTGTGGCGCTGCATTTAAAAAATCCAGTTAAATTGTTTTTATACTGCAAATAACCTATACTTACAGTATAATTATAcaatgtaaattttaaaaattacactataattatcgcaaaatctaaatcgagagcgctctcgatttagtcATAATGAGCGACGCTAGCCATTGTCCAGATATGTGTCTTGAAGAATCTTCTTTTACTATAGTACTAATTGATCAAGCAAGCAGAAAAAATATTCCTACCATCTATGctttaaatataattttctcttaaactactcatccgatctacgatccgattacaccgttgtgttcataacaattaaatctttacaacaagatttcacatgattatattttgataaaaaatcacaaattacttttataatatatctaaattacttttagatttcactaagttacttcttaaacatataaaagtaaattcaataaaattttaaagtaattaacatatattataaaagttactttccttttgtttttgttataagttacttctatagtatatgtaaattacttttaggctttattgaattacttttatatatgtctaagaagtaacttagtgaaatctaaaagtaatttagatatattataaaagtaatttatattttttcatcaaaatataatcatgtgagatcttattataaagatttaattgttacaaacacaacagtgtaatcggatcgtagatcggatgagcaGTTTTAGATAacattgtatttgaagtataggtggatagtgCCTATCATATATGGAGTGGTACctagtttagacaaaccagctaccactagctgtgtagtcacgttctataattatattataagttcCAATTCTTTCATTGTAATTTaggattaaaaataatatattatctacTTGGAAGAGTAGGAAATATAGAAATCCGAAAGAAACTTAGAAAAAGTGACTGAAATCAAGTAAAAGCTGTGGGATATATTTTTAGGAAAACTGCTTTTTTGTATGTATGCATACTGTCCCACATGTTAGGTTTGGAAGTCTGGGACCACTAGACCACTCAGAGCCATTCCTCGACCTATGCAAACGGATTAGTTCAACAATCTCTGGCTGTTGGAGCTGGCCGTATGCAAGCATGTACAATTTGTTCTAACTGAATGTGACATCATGTCTCACTAAAATTCTCTGCTAACAAATTAGGTTTTTAGTTAATAAGTTCAGCTGCAGGACAATCGGAAgagaagtacttcctccgtttcacaatgtaagttattctagcattttctacattcatattaatgctaatgaatctatcatattaatattaatgaatatagatagatatattttgtgaaacggagggagtagaatttaTAGGTCGGGGGGCTTTTACATGTTTGCCCTTCTCCAACTAGAGTAGCTATACTTTGTGGTAAAAAATGACTGGAGAGGATACCTGAATAAAAACAAAGCGAAGTTTGAGTGGACATCCTGTTCCTCATATTATGTTTTCACCATATAATTTAATAAAGTAAAGTACGTCTGGGTGAACATCTTTTTCCTCCcggtttttatttttcacatatatTTCATCCCTTGTTTTAGATCTACTCTGTTTTTAGTTTGTATATCATGTTTCACCGAAATTCTCTGCTAAAAAAATTCTACGCTTAACCTATGTCCATGAGACAAGCCTTTGGAGGTGGAACTCCAAGATCCAAATGAAATCAATGATAAGGAATCAAGAAAGACGTTTAGATATCATAGACCATTGCATTTAAAAGAACAAGTCTTTAATGGcggaaacatatatatatgcgagGCTCACAAGGGTGGACGTAGGTTTGGGCTAAGCTTGAGGACGGCTCACTACAAACTTGGTCAGATTTTAAATAGGACAGTGAAATAAACTCCAATTAAATTTCTTTGAGTCAGGCTTTGGGCCATGGCCCAGGTGGCCTAAGGCCTAGCTAGTTCCACCTTCTTGTCGCACATGActtataaagagtaaatttcacaaaactacatgtattttacacaatttatcaaaaaaaactacatgtttaagagcttgtttcacaaaactacagatttagtgtttccttgtatcacaaaactacatgtactttgtacaatctatcaTAAAACTAAAGATTTAACAACTTGttttatataactatatatttagtgtattcgtttatcacagaactacatatttagtgtcttcatttatcacaaaactatagatttagtgtctccattatcacaaaactacaggatATAAAAATGCtaaaacctatagttttgtgataatgaagacactaaacctatagttttgtgataaatgaagatattaaatttatagttttgtgaaacaagttcttaaatttgtagttttgtgatatattgtgcaaaatacctgtagttttgtgataaacgaagacaCTGAATCTATAGTTCTGTGAAACATTAAGTTCTTAAAtcagtagttttgtgatagttcgTGCAAggtatctgtagttttatgaaatttattcaCATAAATTATGGGGCAAATTAAACCCTCAAAGGGTGGAAGCTCTGAAGATACCAAAGTTTTAATGGAAATACACATCGATTCGTATGGTCAACCACATGTTGTATCCACTATGACCCGATTCTTAGAAAAGTACACTGATGTCTCTTAAGTTTGTAATTTTCTATCTCTTCCTTTGGTCTTATAAAATAATCAACCCATGCTCAAACATATACATGATCATTATTACTCCAAAGTTTCATATCTGTGAAATCATGGTAATGATtagtgatgaacaattggctgaGATGTTGGCTTGTGGGATGGTTGTGAACTGGTGTTTAAATTGGTAAGTGCCAAAGATTTAATGGTCTAGTCAGAGTGAAGCCCGCAGTAAGATTAGGGCCTGGTGGTTAGACCGGCAATTTGGTTGGTCAAACTACCAGGTGACTTAGGTTTTTATGATCGACGTAGAGGTTGGTCCGACAATCTTTCCGAGCGTAGTATGCCTGGTGCATGGTGCATGGGACATCAGACGACTAGTCATGGGGGCACCCGGACTGGTAGACCCCTTATTAAAGTTGGATTTAGAATGGATTTGAGAGTTTTGTTTTGAATTCCGATGTTTATGGTTTCTAATCATTGCATATGAGTTAAATAATTGTGTTTATGATAATTGTAGTCAAGCTGAGAATGAACTTGTGCTAGGAGATAATTTCTTTATTTCTTATGTAGGTGTTGGTTGAAGCCAAATAagcttcgccggcgacgaggaatAAACTTTTTTGAAGAAGTTGAGTTCAAAATAGCCAATGAGATTATGGGGAATACTTGgggttaaaaaaatcatttagagGTGTTGTTTCAATATGGCATACGTGGTGTATCCGGTATGGGAGAGGTCAAGTTTGAATTGAACTTATGTTTGAGAAGGATTGAGAGATTATTAGGGATACTTGTGTATTTCTAAAGGGATAGGATTCCTATATATAGAAGTAAGACTCTTTGTTCCAGTAATACTCATCATTTTGGAAAATATTGGAAATAAATACATGTGAGGTGGAGACAAGAGAACGTAAAAGCCTTTTTGAAAGAATAATATTACGATTTTCGACTTGTTTTTTCAGTTTTCATTGAAGACCCTAGTCAAACTAACATACTCGtgtctcttttttttgggttaatttTCATTCTGCATttcttttgagtaaatttcataaaactatagataatttatctaaattatcataaaactacatatttaacactaaatttatcacataactacatatttaaggtgcAATATTGCAAGACTATATATttagtaacaaagttatcacaGAGTTATAGGTTTTATACCAATTTATAAACAAAATTTGGACTTCTATAACTTAAACATAATATTAGAGCTAAGGATTTAAACAccaaaatatgtagttttgtgataattttattattaaatttgtagttttgtaatacttAGCCTTAaacatgtaattttgtgataaatttattattaaatctatagttttatgatacattaccttaaatctgtagttttgcgataattTAGCCCTAGTGTATGTAAttctgtgaaatttactccctccttttctttttcaatgtTTGACTTTCGCTACCATTTATCCTCACCTGATAgactttgtttgtttttttcattcctacgatatgttttttttttctcattcttcCTTCTTGCTAATTAGTCCCTTGGACCATCTAGACTGTTGGACTGAAGCTCATATCTCTCTCTATCCTGTTGGTAAAACAAACTATAATGCTTGTTTGTTGTGTTTATATATAATGCAGCTCTTATGAAGTAAATTAATACGAAGTAAGATTTATGACAACAATTCAGAGCATGCCATCTCTTTTCCTCTTTGTAAATAAAGTTTTCGCACTGACTCACAAGCCGAGTATTGACGTGGTTAAAAGGAAGAGGGCGCCATCTAGCTAAGATGAAAAATGTCCCCAAATAAAACTTTCAGAGGATTATTGACTTATTATGAtaccacataattaattataaagTGAAACTAGTTAATTGAACAAGATAGTTAAGGACGATATATATCATTGACTGACCACATTTTGTTTGACCAAACAATATACAGGAATAATGAAAGGTAAGAAATTTTGAAAGAAGGCAGTGATTGGTGGAGCGATGCAGAACTCCAAACATGTTTTGGAATCTGATGCTATTTTGGATCCTCCAATTTGCCAAGACAAGCCATCATATTAGTCATTGAAGTACTACTTGTATGCCAAAGTCTGGCTCCTGGCCGTGTTGGGACCTCTACAATAAAGTCtctgttttcccccaaaaaagaaGTTCTACTTTGGCATAAAGATGGCCAAGCAGAAAGGAGGACCTAGGAAATGAGGAAAATtctattccctccatttcaaaatgtttgacaccgttgactttttagcacatgtttgaccgttcgtcttattcaaaaaaatttgtgaaatatat from Oryza glaberrima chromosome 6, OglaRS2, whole genome shotgun sequence includes these protein-coding regions:
- the LOC127777257 gene encoding U-box domain-containing protein 21; the protein is MVLPMSRATRVAGRLMPEISLLRRGRKSAARGGDDAEVEVSVPANFVCPISLEMMRDPVTAPTGITYDRESVEGWLARGHDTCPVTGRPVRLADLVPNHATRRMIQDWCVANRARGVERVPTPRVPVGEDDAEEVVAGVSAAARRGDVAACGAAAATARALGRESERNRRCLAGAGAAHALSSAFGLLAGEAPIVEGAVAGALGEILAALTVFFPLDEECRSCIASPPSLKSLASLLSHGGELAARVSAAVVLRELASSGDRHALEAIARAHGMCDALVGLVTSPVSSQATKAALVTAYYLVSSGDRAAARFAELGVVPAAVELLVDADKGTSEKALAVLDAALCADAGVESARAHALTVPVLVKKMFRVSDMATDFAVSALWRLCRAGASAAPCRAEALRVGAFQKLLLLLQVGCAGVTKERASELLKMLNGSRGSVECIETVDFKGLKRPF